In the Sandaracinus amylolyticus genome, CTCGGCTGCCTGCCGGCAGTCGGGGCGGCCGCGCGCGCGGGGGGGTCTGCGCCGCGGTGCGAGGTGCTCGATCGGAGGGAGAGCGAGAGAATGCAGCAGTACGGATATCAGCCCTATCAGGACCCGTACGCACCGGTCCAGGCGCAGCAGTTCCCGATCGATCCGTCGTTGCTCTGGATGGTCGTCGGCGCTGCGATCGTGATCGCGATCGGCACCCTCGTGCTGATCCAGATCGTGAAGCAGTTCCTCTACGTCGCGCAGCCGAACGAAGCGCTCGTGTTCAGCGGCAAGCGCTACAAGATGGAGGACGGGACCGAGCTCGGGTACCGCATCGTGAAGGGCGGGCATCGCGCCTTCCGCATCCCGATCCTCGAGAAGGTCGATCGCCTCGACATGACGATCATCCCGATCGACATCGTCGTCGAGAACGCCTACTCGCGGGGCAACATCCCGCTGAAGATCCACGCGATCGCGAACGTGAAGATCCACAGCGACATGCGGTGGATCCGCAACGCGGTGGAGCGCTTCCTCGGTCGCGGCCAGCGCGACATCCAGGTTGTCGCGCAGCAGACGCTCGAGGGCGCGCTGCGCGAGGTGCTCGCGCAGCTCTCGCCCGAAGAGGTGAACGAGGATCGCCTCAAGTTCGCCGACAAGCTGATCCACGCGGCGGAGGACGATCTGCAGAAGCTCGGGCTCGGCCTCGACACGCTGAAGATCCAGAGCGTCAGCGATCAGACCGGGTACCTCGACTCGATCGGTCGTCCGGTGATCGCAGCGGCGCTGCGTGACGCGGAGAACGCCGAGTCGCAGGCGGCGCAGGAGACCCAGCAGGCGCAGGCCGAGGCGAACCGTCGCGCCGAGGTCTCGCGCGCGACCGCGCAGATGGCGATCCAACAGAAGCAGAACCAGCTCCGCACGCTGAGGGCGAACCTCGAAGGCGAAGCGCAGGCGGTGGAGCGCGAGGCCGAGGCTGCGGCGAAGACCGCACGCGCGATGGCGGAGCGACAGCTCCAGGAAGTGCGCGCTGCGCTCGAGGCGCGACGCCTCCAGGCCGAGGTCGTGATCCCCGCGGAGTTCGAGCGCCAGGCGCAGCAGATCCTCGCGAAGGGCGCGGCCGCGCCCACCGCGGAGAACGGCGCCGCGGCGGCGGAGATCCTCGCGCTCATGAGCGACGCCTGGCAGTCGATGGGCCCGCAGGCGCGCGAGATCTACGTCATCCAGCACCTCGAGGAGATCGTCGGCACGGTCGTGCGCTCGCTCGAGAACGTGTCGGTCGACGAGGTGAACGTGCTCGACCAGGGCGACGGGAGCGCGCTCGCGAGCTACGCGGCGACCTACCCGAAGATGGTCGCGGCGGTGATGAGCGCGCTGCGCGAGACGACCGGCGTCGACGTGCCGGCGATCCTCGGTGGTGATGGACGCGGCAACGGCGCGCCGCAGGGGAGGGCCTGAGCCATGGCGTTCGTCGTTCCGCTCTTCGCGCTGGCGATCATCGGCCTCATCGCGGCGATCGCGATGCTCGTCGTCATCAAGAACGTGCTCTACGTGAGCGGCCCGAACGAGGTCCTCGTCTTCTCGGGGTGGGGCAAGCAGACCACCGCCGACGGAAGGACGATCGGATATCGCTTCATCAAGGGCGGCCGCACGTTCCGCATCCCGCTGTTCGAGACCGTCGATCGGATGGATCTCACGAACATGATCATCGAGCTGCAGGTGAAGAACGCCTACTCGAAGGGCGGCATCCCGCTCACCGTGCAGGGCGTCGCGAACATCAAGGTGCCGGGTGAAGAGCCGCTCATCCACAACGTGGTCGAGCGCTTCCTCGGCAAGTCGCGCAACGAGATCATGGAGATCGCGCAGGAGACCCTCGAGGGCAACCTGCGCGGCGTGCTCGCGACGCTGACCCCCGAGCAGGTCAACCAGGACAAGGAAGCGTTCGCTGCGAAGCTCACCGAAGAGGCGGAGCACGATCTCTCGACGATCGGGCTCGTGCTCGACACGCTGAAGATCCAGAACGTGACCGACGAGGTCGGCTACCTCGACGCGATCGGCCGGATGCTCAGCGCGCAGGTGCGCCGCAACGCGCAGATCGCCGAAGCGCGCACCAAGGCCGAGGCGGCCGAGCAGAAGTGGCGCAACACGATGGAGGCCGAGGTCTCCAAGCTCGACGCGCAGATGCAGGTCGCGGCGAAGGAGAACGAGCGACGCATCCTCGACGCGCGCACCAAGCGCGAGGCGATGATCGCGGAGCAGCAGGCCGAGGTGCAGGCGCTCATCGCGCAGTCGCAGGCCGAGATCGGCATGCAGGACGCGCGCATCGAGCAGGTGAAGCTGCAGCTCCAGGCGGACATCATCCAGCCTGCGGAAGCGCAGCGTCAGAAGGCCGAGCAGAACGCGAAGGCCGAGGCGGCGCGCATCGTCGAGCAGGGGCGCGCGACCGCGTTCGTGCTGAAGAACCTCGCGGCGACGTATCGCGGCAGCGGGACCAACGGGCGCGACGTGCTGCTGATGCAGAAGCTCGTGCCGATGCTCGGTCAGATCACGGGCACGATCGGTGAGCTCAAGATCGATCGCCTCACCGTGATCGGCCCGGGCCACGGCAACGGCGGCGGCGATGGGAGCCTCGCGGGCAAGCTCGTCGCGACGAGCGAGCAGATCAAGGCGGCGACCGGGCTCGACGTGCCGGAGATCCTCCGCGACAAGTTCGGATCGCCGAAGCCGCCGACGATCCCGCCGACGAGCGGGCGCACGCTGCCGCCCGGCGTCGCGCCGCGCCGCGGCGAGAGCGGCTGAATCCTTGCGGGAGTGCTCGTCCCGCAGGTCCCGGACGGGAGCGCGCGAAGCGCGCGGACGGTAGGGGCCGGCGGGCGAGCCGATTTGTTGAGAGCAACGAGTGAGTGAACGAAGG is a window encoding:
- a CDS encoding flotillin family protein translates to MQQYGYQPYQDPYAPVQAQQFPIDPSLLWMVVGAAIVIAIGTLVLIQIVKQFLYVAQPNEALVFSGKRYKMEDGTELGYRIVKGGHRAFRIPILEKVDRLDMTIIPIDIVVENAYSRGNIPLKIHAIANVKIHSDMRWIRNAVERFLGRGQRDIQVVAQQTLEGALREVLAQLSPEEVNEDRLKFADKLIHAAEDDLQKLGLGLDTLKIQSVSDQTGYLDSIGRPVIAAALRDAENAESQAAQETQQAQAEANRRAEVSRATAQMAIQQKQNQLRTLRANLEGEAQAVEREAEAAAKTARAMAERQLQEVRAALEARRLQAEVVIPAEFERQAQQILAKGAAAPTAENGAAAAEILALMSDAWQSMGPQAREIYVIQHLEEIVGTVVRSLENVSVDEVNVLDQGDGSALASYAATYPKMVAAVMSALRETTGVDVPAILGGDGRGNGAPQGRA
- a CDS encoding flotillin family protein is translated as MAFVVPLFALAIIGLIAAIAMLVVIKNVLYVSGPNEVLVFSGWGKQTTADGRTIGYRFIKGGRTFRIPLFETVDRMDLTNMIIELQVKNAYSKGGIPLTVQGVANIKVPGEEPLIHNVVERFLGKSRNEIMEIAQETLEGNLRGVLATLTPEQVNQDKEAFAAKLTEEAEHDLSTIGLVLDTLKIQNVTDEVGYLDAIGRMLSAQVRRNAQIAEARTKAEAAEQKWRNTMEAEVSKLDAQMQVAAKENERRILDARTKREAMIAEQQAEVQALIAQSQAEIGMQDARIEQVKLQLQADIIQPAEAQRQKAEQNAKAEAARIVEQGRATAFVLKNLAATYRGSGTNGRDVLLMQKLVPMLGQITGTIGELKIDRLTVIGPGHGNGGGDGSLAGKLVATSEQIKAATGLDVPEILRDKFGSPKPPTIPPTSGRTLPPGVAPRRGESG